Proteins encoded by one window of Myxococcus guangdongensis:
- a CDS encoding aminotransferase class V-fold PLP-dependent enzyme, translating into MQDARTRLVESIRSAILGEGRVLDGPFGARRLTYADHAASGRSLGFIEDFIRDHVLPFYANTHSETSGTGAQTTRFREDARDIIHAAVGGGPEDVVLFCGAGATAAVCKLIDILNLRIPADLDARYDLRSRIPAAERPVVFVGPYEHHSNDLPWRESIADVVTIDEDADGRIDQAHLERELVRHQERPLRIGSFSAASNVTGILSDLEGLGALLRRHGALAFWDFAAAGPYVRVEMNGREDGPARPRVEKDAAFLSPHKFIGGPGTTGVLVVKRKLLGNRIPTVPGGGTVSYVSGSEHVYQRDPVHREEGGTPAIVDSIRAGLVFRLRESVSVEHIDALEKDFVRRALERWGANPALRILGNPALPRLPIVSFLVRHGDAYLHHHFVVALLNDLFGIQARGGCSCAGPYGHRLLSIDPVTSHRFQDVILSGTDGVKPGWVRLGFNYFLSETTFGFLLDAVDFVATEGWKLLPRYVLDPATGQWRYRGHQRTLRRLEALSYAHGHAEAPAPGRSVPETELTRYVARAHDAVEEALQDYASLKTDDAPLRAEAERLRWFPLPGEVLEVLNREHSAGASVAPFRLQGT; encoded by the coding sequence ATGCAAGACGCGCGTACACGGCTGGTCGAGTCGATTCGAAGCGCCATCCTGGGGGAGGGGCGGGTGCTCGACGGGCCCTTTGGCGCCCGCCGGCTCACGTACGCGGACCACGCCGCGTCGGGGCGCTCCCTGGGCTTCATCGAGGACTTCATCCGGGACCACGTGCTCCCGTTCTACGCCAACACCCACTCGGAGACGTCCGGTACCGGCGCCCAGACGACGCGCTTTCGCGAGGACGCGCGCGACATCATCCATGCGGCCGTGGGCGGAGGGCCCGAGGACGTCGTGCTCTTCTGTGGCGCGGGCGCCACGGCGGCCGTCTGCAAGCTCATCGACATCCTCAACCTGCGCATCCCCGCGGACCTGGACGCGCGCTACGACTTGCGCTCGCGCATCCCCGCCGCCGAGCGACCCGTGGTGTTCGTGGGGCCGTACGAGCACCACAGCAACGACTTGCCCTGGCGCGAGTCCATCGCGGACGTGGTCACCATCGACGAGGACGCGGACGGTCGCATCGACCAGGCCCACCTGGAGCGGGAGTTGGTGCGGCACCAGGAGCGCCCGCTGCGCATCGGCAGCTTCTCCGCCGCGAGCAACGTCACCGGCATCCTGAGCGACTTGGAAGGCCTGGGCGCGCTCCTGCGTCGCCACGGCGCGCTCGCGTTCTGGGACTTCGCCGCGGCGGGCCCCTACGTCCGCGTGGAGATGAATGGCCGCGAGGACGGCCCCGCGCGGCCTCGCGTGGAGAAGGACGCGGCGTTCCTGTCACCGCACAAGTTCATCGGCGGGCCGGGCACGACGGGGGTGCTCGTCGTCAAACGCAAGCTGCTCGGCAACCGCATCCCCACCGTGCCGGGTGGAGGCACGGTGTCCTATGTGAGCGGCAGCGAGCACGTCTACCAGCGAGACCCGGTGCATCGGGAAGAGGGCGGCACGCCCGCCATCGTGGACTCGATTCGCGCCGGGCTGGTGTTCCGCCTGCGCGAGTCCGTGAGCGTGGAGCACATCGACGCGCTGGAGAAGGACTTCGTCCGCCGAGCCCTCGAACGCTGGGGCGCGAACCCCGCGTTGCGAATCCTGGGCAACCCCGCGCTGCCCCGGCTCCCCATCGTGAGCTTCCTCGTCCGCCACGGTGACGCGTACCTCCACCACCACTTCGTGGTCGCCCTGCTCAACGACTTGTTCGGCATCCAGGCGCGGGGAGGTTGCTCCTGCGCGGGCCCGTACGGCCATCGCCTGCTGAGCATCGACCCCGTCACGAGCCACCGCTTCCAGGACGTCATCCTGAGCGGCACGGACGGAGTGAAGCCCGGCTGGGTGCGTCTGGGCTTCAACTACTTCCTGTCCGAGACGACGTTCGGCTTCCTGTTGGACGCGGTGGACTTCGTCGCCACCGAGGGGTGGAAGCTGCTGCCGCGCTACGTGTTGGACCCGGCCACCGGACAGTGGCGCTACCGGGGCCACCAGCGCACGCTGCGACGCCTGGAGGCGCTGTCCTATGCGCACGGCCATGCCGAGGCGCCCGCTCCCGGACGCTCCGTGCCAGAGACGGAGCTGACCCGCTATGTCGCTCGCGCACACGACGCCGTCGAGGAGGCGCTCCAGGACTACGCGAGCCTGAAGACGGATGACGCGCCGCTCCGCGCGGAGGCCGAGCGACTGCGGTGGTTCCCGCTCCCTGGCGAAGTGCTCGAGGTGCTCAACCGCGAGCACTCCGCCGGAGCGAGTGTGGCGCCCTTCAGGCTCCAGGGAACCTGA
- a CDS encoding AAA family ATPase, which produces MNFRFQCWVQRHASGRVTLTPLSLPHLAVHADSLEKATEELTLALDDQLTRIHPRRVPEFISATGGAPHSLELKAIPVWGGEQNAVAPLSLFAVSAPTHQSYLGLNTPRLETQLWFQGKSLPDDAPERLRERLEGLSDARLLALRADGGEALIDVEVEATPTRLSALTPRQLHLDIRPPPRPPDAPDPSDEPRVTGPLDEEDEEEVFDDDTWEPRKRKRRHEPGDKAARPPPTPVLDRIAVPWHKLAEDGQLDPAYEQDGLVSLLRARLAAKDAEAVVLVGPSGVGKSALLHALAEALRAPTASDDERARPFFFVDGSRLIAGEGMWGGWQQQVLQSYREASEARAILALGHAVDLLDAGKSAHSDQNVAQLLLPLLSTREVSVVAEATAETWAQVERRNASFARLFSVVRVDEPALESLSRILTRVAQDIVGATSLEVKPEALEEVRFLCRRFLPYGAQVGNAVAFLRRLLATCTHAAQAHVTRLDAVRQFASESGIPESLLRDDMPLEAEQVRAFLATRVLGQPTAVERVANVVSVLKAGLADTRRPLGVLLFVGPTGVGKTELSKALAELLFGSRERMVRLDMGEYAGPDALLRLLGDGQTPGHLSAAVRRQPFCVVLLDEVEKAHPAVHDALLGVLGEGRLTDASGRFTDFRNAVLVLTSNLGADTWRARVGFDSLGGVPDVAALRTHYLAEVQRFFRPEMFNRLDDTIVFSPLSAELLRRLVVREVEAVRRRSGLSRHDASLEVSESALDWLAARGFDPRYGARPLKRALERELVVPVAAWLAEHPTSGPVTLHVEGGDGGLSLRAEAVGGAAEGVGRQAIEQVLEEAASLRAEVQRWGRSPPMRVLRQELAVFDKMSRQTSYWEERSLAEESSRKSGEARELDKAFRECAQQTEAIEDLLFEAHLSRSVGQAESLARDVTSLRTTFRPLRERLYGSLYQYSRSVSLILVPSRGAWARLCFLAASYERWCNSKQLTFQRVLMWPYQKPEGEKAPRKPPPPTWSYEKLEDLTKLKTTPVAYAIEVTGETRPLLLSAEHGVHRFVEGSQAALVRVLFTSNPYSRDVLPDWEKLEKLLPKEEVRRIRPGSTEMAGGSVEDLRTGARVRYAGGVLDMESLQEPWMNWRVFGETEED; this is translated from the coding sequence ATGAACTTTCGCTTCCAGTGCTGGGTGCAGCGCCACGCCAGCGGCCGGGTGACGCTCACCCCGCTGTCACTTCCCCACCTCGCGGTGCACGCGGACTCCCTGGAGAAGGCCACCGAGGAGCTCACGCTGGCGCTCGACGACCAGCTCACCCGCATCCATCCCCGCCGAGTCCCCGAGTTCATCTCGGCCACGGGTGGCGCCCCGCACTCGCTGGAGCTGAAGGCAATCCCCGTCTGGGGCGGGGAGCAGAACGCCGTCGCCCCGCTGTCGCTCTTCGCCGTCTCCGCGCCCACGCACCAGTCCTACCTGGGCCTGAACACGCCGCGCCTGGAGACGCAGCTGTGGTTCCAGGGGAAGTCACTCCCCGACGATGCCCCGGAGCGCCTGCGCGAGCGGCTGGAGGGGCTCAGTGACGCGCGCCTGTTGGCCCTGCGCGCCGATGGAGGCGAGGCGTTGATCGACGTGGAGGTGGAGGCCACCCCCACGCGCCTGTCGGCCCTGACGCCGCGCCAGCTCCACCTGGACATCCGCCCACCGCCGCGCCCACCGGACGCACCGGACCCGTCCGACGAGCCTCGCGTCACCGGGCCGCTCGACGAAGAGGACGAAGAGGAGGTCTTCGACGACGACACGTGGGAGCCCCGGAAGCGCAAGCGGCGCCATGAGCCGGGGGACAAGGCCGCCAGGCCGCCCCCCACGCCCGTGCTGGACCGCATCGCGGTGCCCTGGCACAAGCTCGCGGAGGACGGGCAGTTGGACCCCGCCTACGAGCAGGACGGGCTGGTCTCCCTGCTCCGCGCCCGACTGGCCGCGAAGGACGCGGAGGCCGTGGTGCTGGTGGGCCCCTCGGGCGTGGGCAAGTCCGCCCTGCTGCACGCGCTCGCCGAGGCGCTGCGCGCCCCCACCGCCTCGGACGACGAGCGCGCGCGGCCCTTCTTCTTCGTGGACGGCAGCCGTCTCATCGCGGGCGAGGGGATGTGGGGCGGCTGGCAGCAGCAGGTGCTCCAGTCCTACCGCGAGGCCTCCGAGGCCCGCGCCATCCTCGCCCTGGGCCACGCCGTCGACCTGCTCGACGCGGGCAAGAGCGCGCACAGCGACCAGAACGTGGCGCAGCTGCTCCTACCGCTGCTCTCCACCCGCGAGGTGTCCGTGGTGGCCGAGGCCACGGCGGAGACGTGGGCCCAGGTGGAGCGCCGCAACGCCAGCTTCGCGCGCCTGTTCTCCGTGGTGCGCGTGGACGAGCCCGCGCTGGAGTCCCTCTCCCGCATCCTCACGCGCGTGGCCCAGGACATTGTGGGCGCCACGTCGCTGGAGGTGAAGCCGGAGGCCCTGGAGGAGGTCCGCTTCCTGTGCCGGCGCTTCCTGCCCTACGGCGCGCAGGTGGGCAACGCGGTGGCCTTCCTCCGGCGGCTGCTCGCCACCTGCACCCACGCGGCCCAGGCCCACGTCACGCGCCTGGACGCCGTCCGCCAGTTCGCCTCCGAGTCCGGAATCCCCGAGTCGCTCCTGCGCGACGACATGCCCCTGGAGGCCGAGCAGGTCCGCGCGTTCCTCGCCACGCGCGTGCTGGGACAGCCGACGGCGGTGGAGCGGGTCGCCAACGTCGTGTCCGTGCTGAAGGCGGGGCTTGCGGACACGCGAAGGCCGCTGGGCGTGCTCCTGTTCGTGGGGCCCACGGGCGTGGGCAAGACGGAGCTGTCCAAGGCCCTGGCGGAGCTGCTGTTCGGCTCTCGTGAGCGCATGGTGCGCCTGGACATGGGCGAGTACGCCGGCCCGGACGCGCTCCTGCGCTTGCTGGGTGACGGCCAGACGCCGGGCCACCTCTCCGCGGCCGTGCGCCGTCAGCCCTTCTGCGTGGTGCTGCTGGACGAGGTGGAGAAGGCCCACCCCGCCGTGCACGACGCGCTGCTGGGCGTGCTGGGCGAAGGCCGGCTCACCGATGCATCGGGCCGCTTCACCGACTTCCGCAACGCCGTGCTCGTGCTGACGAGCAACCTGGGCGCGGACACGTGGCGCGCGCGCGTGGGCTTCGACTCGCTGGGCGGCGTCCCCGACGTGGCCGCCCTGCGCACGCACTACCTGGCGGAGGTGCAGCGCTTCTTCCGGCCGGAGATGTTCAACCGCCTGGACGACACCATCGTCTTCTCGCCCCTGTCCGCGGAGCTGCTGCGTCGGCTGGTGGTGCGCGAGGTGGAAGCCGTGCGACGCCGCTCCGGCCTGTCCCGCCACGACGCGAGCCTGGAGGTCTCCGAGTCCGCGCTGGACTGGCTCGCCGCGCGCGGCTTCGACCCGCGCTACGGCGCGCGTCCCCTCAAGCGGGCCCTGGAGCGGGAGCTGGTGGTGCCCGTGGCGGCCTGGCTCGCGGAGCACCCGACGAGCGGCCCGGTGACGCTGCACGTGGAGGGTGGCGACGGTGGCCTGAGCTTGCGCGCGGAGGCGGTGGGCGGCGCGGCCGAGGGCGTGGGCCGTCAGGCCATCGAGCAGGTGCTGGAGGAGGCCGCCTCCCTGCGCGCGGAGGTGCAGCGCTGGGGCCGCTCTCCGCCCATGCGCGTGCTTCGCCAGGAGCTGGCCGTCTTCGACAAGATGTCCCGACAGACGTCCTACTGGGAGGAGCGCTCGCTGGCGGAGGAGTCGTCCCGCAAGTCCGGCGAGGCGCGTGAGCTGGACAAGGCCTTCCGCGAGTGCGCCCAGCAGACGGAGGCCATCGAGGACCTGCTCTTCGAGGCGCACCTGTCGCGCTCGGTGGGACAGGCGGAGTCGCTCGCGCGCGACGTCACCTCGCTGCGCACCACGTTCCGTCCCTTGAGGGAGCGGCTGTACGGGAGCCTCTACCAGTACTCGCGCAGCGTCTCCCTCATCCTGGTCCCCAGCCGCGGCGCCTGGGCCCGGCTGTGCTTCCTGGCGGCCTCCTACGAGCGCTGGTGCAACAGCAAGCAGCTCACGTTCCAGCGCGTGCTCATGTGGCCCTACCAGAAGCCGGAGGGAGAGAAGGCGCCTCGCAAGCCACCGCCTCCGACGTGGAGCTACGAGAAGCTCGAGGACCTGACGAAGCTGAAGACGACGCCCGTGGCCTACGCCATCGAGGTGACGGGCGAGACGCGCCCCCTGCTGCTCTCCGCCGAGCACGGCGTGCACCGCTTCGTGGAGGGGAGCCAGGCGGCGCTGGTCCGCGTGCTCTTCACGTCGAATCCGTACAGCAGGGACGTGCTACCCGACTGGGAGAAGCTCGAGAAGCTGCTGCCGAAGGAGGAGGTCCGGAGGATTCGCCCCGGCTCGACCGAGATGGCGGGCGGCTCCGTGGAGGACCTGCGCACCGGCGCGCGCGTGCGCTACGCGGGCGGCGTGTTGGACATGGAGTCCCTGCAGGAGCCGTGGATGAACTGGCGCGTGTTCGGCGAGACGGAGGAGGACTGA
- a CDS encoding AAA family ATPase, producing the protein MDLKLPLVYAPMGGRLVEAWVPAFWPALHRVGPSLSALRDDLALAIMERFEKEHPSRVASYQLPPHLSLKHVKVDTEARDREKGLRIALEGRMAVLLEKWPRDDFWVVTPTRMPEARFAIAKPEELANALERRLGAWCLEHGLKNLDSRWAQGRERLELLEVDAYAPSILPRTPPRPPKPPRRRRASASEAKQAATPPETPEQREKRRNRRRLTLTELREVARNLSHAARDDGLEHCYGRESLVREVVDALEGREGAAIVLVGPPGSGKTALVHEVVRRLTARQDAAGQRRDVWRVDGNQFIAGMSYVGQWEARARGVVKELVEVGDLLYVDDLASLVYAGRTSNERTNVAQFLEPHMARGELTVLAESTLERFERVREEAPTLASLFRVVHVPALEPRTTLPALLGTLRELEGSGDGGPAVRLSPLALETLLDLQHRFVAHESFPGKAVRLLRRVLARPGTVEENVRRFTEVDVTAAMREQTGLPDFVLGSAPPRSREALERALATQVAGQPEAVGAVVDAILTLQRSLQPPDKPLATYLFVGPTGVGKTETAKALARTLFGSEERLVRFDMSEFISASSITRLLGRPGAPDGELTTALRTQPFCVVLFDEVEKAHPRVFDALLQFLGEGRLTDGAGRTVDARQAVVVLTSNLGVREAAARTGFHRAPEGAEAHYLSAVRAFFRPEFFNRLDRVVPFRSLTPAALRLVVEHALESLLSRRGIRRGNVLVEVESPLLDLLVEQAYDPRYGARPLKRALERRLTVPLAHHLVRRGGDDLARVELYRQGDDMGLSVELLALEPAWAPEPAASTWTLPAVSRALEEVTARMDALLAAEAKLAEQGQVPGGPEALELFERLERLSAEALDIRENELADRDFLETEQRTGKEERHSYDASWHNKGRGGLRPRPAYAAQPLPVSPEERLRRCRPRVMKLRDEVEWLAHQLARRERGLETHSLLVEGLADASTFAVSAVTGSLPQGLGRCVILEERVEPDGKTSWEPSGTALSVGVRVRRAVVTLTAFGLSDVLPQLEGYALVLLPRDDGPRPALLRVERLDGTPEQLADVAQRVAARDALKLSEQQARRAGTAPAPPPGRVVLEGMQPPIHHLASGRPPADALTWAARVLREQSRGGH; encoded by the coding sequence ATGGATCTCAAACTGCCCCTCGTCTACGCCCCCATGGGTGGCCGCCTCGTCGAGGCCTGGGTCCCCGCCTTCTGGCCCGCCCTCCACCGCGTGGGTCCCAGCCTGTCCGCGCTGCGCGACGACCTGGCGCTCGCCATCATGGAGCGCTTCGAGAAGGAGCACCCATCGCGCGTGGCCAGCTACCAGCTGCCTCCGCACCTGTCGCTCAAGCACGTGAAGGTGGACACCGAGGCGAGGGACCGGGAGAAGGGCCTTCGCATCGCGCTCGAGGGACGCATGGCGGTGCTGCTGGAGAAGTGGCCTCGCGATGACTTCTGGGTGGTGACGCCCACGCGCATGCCGGAGGCCCGCTTCGCCATCGCCAAGCCCGAGGAGCTGGCCAATGCGTTGGAGCGCAGGCTGGGCGCGTGGTGCCTGGAGCACGGGCTGAAGAACCTCGACTCCCGCTGGGCCCAGGGCCGTGAGCGGCTGGAGCTGCTGGAGGTGGACGCCTACGCGCCCTCCATCCTCCCGCGCACCCCGCCCCGTCCGCCCAAGCCGCCCCGGCGCCGCCGCGCGTCCGCGTCGGAAGCGAAGCAGGCCGCGACGCCGCCCGAGACACCGGAGCAGCGCGAGAAGCGGCGCAACCGCAGGCGGCTGACGCTCACGGAGCTGCGCGAGGTGGCGCGCAACCTGAGCCACGCCGCGCGCGACGACGGGCTGGAGCACTGCTACGGCCGCGAGTCGCTGGTGCGCGAAGTCGTGGACGCACTGGAAGGGCGCGAGGGCGCGGCCATCGTCCTGGTGGGTCCGCCGGGCTCGGGCAAGACGGCGCTGGTGCACGAGGTGGTGCGCAGGCTCACCGCCCGTCAGGACGCCGCGGGACAGCGCCGGGACGTGTGGCGCGTGGACGGCAACCAGTTCATCGCGGGCATGAGCTACGTGGGCCAGTGGGAGGCGCGGGCCCGGGGCGTGGTGAAGGAGCTGGTGGAGGTGGGGGATTTGCTCTACGTGGACGACCTGGCGTCGCTCGTCTACGCGGGCCGCACCTCGAACGAGCGCACCAACGTGGCGCAGTTCCTGGAGCCGCACATGGCGCGCGGCGAGCTGACGGTGCTGGCCGAGTCCACGCTGGAGCGCTTCGAGCGCGTGCGCGAGGAGGCCCCCACGCTCGCCTCGCTCTTCCGCGTGGTGCACGTGCCCGCGCTGGAGCCCCGCACGACGCTGCCCGCCCTGCTGGGCACGCTGCGCGAGCTGGAGGGCTCGGGGGACGGTGGGCCCGCGGTGCGGCTGTCACCGCTGGCGCTGGAGACGCTGCTGGATTTGCAGCACCGCTTCGTCGCGCACGAGTCCTTCCCGGGCAAGGCGGTGCGCCTGCTTCGCCGGGTGCTCGCGCGCCCGGGCACGGTGGAGGAGAACGTGCGGCGCTTCACGGAGGTCGACGTCACCGCCGCGATGCGCGAGCAGACGGGCCTGCCGGACTTCGTGCTGGGCAGCGCCCCGCCCCGCTCTCGCGAGGCCTTGGAGCGGGCCCTGGCCACGCAGGTGGCGGGGCAGCCGGAGGCCGTCGGCGCCGTGGTGGACGCCATCCTCACGCTGCAGCGCTCACTCCAGCCGCCGGACAAGCCGCTGGCCACGTACCTCTTCGTGGGCCCCACCGGCGTGGGCAAGACGGAGACGGCCAAGGCGCTGGCGCGCACCCTCTTCGGCAGCGAGGAGCGGCTGGTGCGCTTCGACATGTCGGAGTTCATCTCCGCGTCCAGCATCACCCGCCTGCTCGGACGGCCCGGAGCGCCGGACGGCGAGCTGACGACGGCGCTGCGCACGCAGCCCTTCTGCGTCGTGCTCTTCGACGAGGTGGAGAAGGCGCACCCGCGCGTGTTCGATGCCCTGCTCCAGTTCCTCGGCGAGGGGCGTCTGACGGACGGCGCCGGACGCACCGTGGACGCGCGACAGGCGGTGGTGGTGCTCACGTCCAACCTGGGTGTGCGCGAGGCCGCCGCCCGCACGGGCTTCCACCGGGCCCCCGAGGGCGCGGAGGCACACTACCTCTCCGCGGTGCGCGCGTTCTTCCGTCCGGAGTTCTTCAACCGGTTGGACCGCGTGGTGCCCTTCCGCTCGCTGACGCCCGCCGCGCTGCGGCTCGTCGTGGAGCACGCGCTGGAGTCGCTGCTGTCGCGTCGGGGCATCCGCCGGGGCAACGTGCTGGTGGAGGTGGAGTCCCCGCTGCTCGACCTGCTCGTCGAGCAGGCCTATGACCCACGCTATGGCGCCCGCCCCCTGAAGCGCGCGTTGGAGCGGCGCCTCACCGTGCCCCTGGCGCATCACCTGGTGCGGCGCGGGGGCGATGACCTGGCCCGCGTGGAGCTGTATCGCCAGGGCGACGACATGGGCCTGTCGGTGGAGCTGCTCGCGCTCGAGCCCGCCTGGGCGCCCGAGCCGGCCGCGAGCACGTGGACGCTGCCCGCGGTCTCCCGGGCGCTCGAGGAGGTCACCGCGCGGATGGACGCGCTGCTGGCGGCCGAGGCGAAGCTCGCGGAGCAGGGGCAGGTCCCCGGTGGCCCCGAGGCGCTGGAGCTGTTCGAGCGCCTGGAGCGACTGTCGGCCGAGGCGCTGGACATCCGCGAGAACGAGCTGGCGGACCGCGACTTCCTCGAGACGGAGCAGCGCACGGGCAAGGAGGAGCGCCACTCGTACGACGCGAGCTGGCACAACAAGGGCCGGGGTGGATTGCGCCCTCGTCCAGCGTACGCCGCGCAGCCCCTGCCGGTGTCCCCCGAGGAGCGGCTGCGCCGCTGCCGCCCCCGGGTGATGAAGCTCCGGGACGAAGTGGAGTGGCTCGCGCACCAGCTCGCCCGACGCGAGCGGGGCTTGGAGACGCACAGCCTCCTCGTGGAGGGCCTGGCCGATGCGTCCACCTTCGCGGTGAGCGCCGTGACGGGCTCGCTGCCCCAGGGGCTCGGCCGCTGCGTCATCCTCGAGGAGCGCGTGGAGCCGGATGGCAAGACGTCCTGGGAGCCGAGCGGGACGGCGCTGTCCGTCGGCGTCCGCGTCCGACGCGCGGTGGTGACGCTGACGGCGTTCGGCCTGTCGGACGTCCTCCCCCAGCTGGAGGGCTACGCGCTCGTCCTCCTCCCTCGCGATGACGGCCCCAGGCCCGCGCTGCTGCGCGTGGAGCGACTGGACGGCACACCGGAGCAGCTCGCGGACGTGGCCCAGCGGGTGGCCGCGCGCGACGCGCTGAAGCTCTCGGAGCAGCAGGCCCGCCGCGCGGGCACCGCCCCCGCGCCCCCTCCGGGCCGCGTGGTCCTCGAAGGAATGCAGCCCCCCATCCACCACCTCGCGAGCGGACGTCCACCCGCGGACGCCCTCACCTGGGCGGCGCGAGTGCTGCGCGAGCAGTCCCGAGGAGGGCACTGA
- a CDS encoding AAA family ATPase, whose protein sequence is MDKNFHLFVRNYPGVGVAAHVLTHPHLASFAPDLATARLDVAEVLGRLLKRGQLHDEVTHWPDLRTKKMNLTVRVVQHGRLLPVPLKLTVVTRGGRAGAKAERATRKAGSGKSPVHVWVPRVDVQGSLQDLSDLEAYVEELVRHELYLAPLERLHSLAYLGDETVETLSVSMKHREAPRARMADEPRRAERKPPPPPALAEASRCLNEEVRAGLLERAWERNKEVGLLTEAVTARARASVLLVGAPSVGKTALVHELVHRAESAPAGNPLHGLEVYSSSGGRIMAGMAYLGQWQKRVQQMVLELRVRRAVLHLDSLSELLSLGGGDTGLDVARHLLPALEGGEVVLVLEATPEDVARAERTHGAFLQALRHLAVEPLPASAARAAVQQASQRVAKTRKVRFTPESLERAAELTERFGEGPPPGGAVSLLRAATSQLDSGAEVGPSAVTAAFCTRTGYPRELVDASIRLDPDALLRRFRERIVGQDEATLLLRNLVVTLKTGLADPSRPLGAFLLLGPTGVGKTESALALAEYLFGDVTRLARFDMAEYAAPGSAGRLVGEVGGQQGGLARRVREQPFGVVLLDEVEKADAGVHDLLLQVLGEGRLTDGTGRTVSFRNTVVLLTSNLGAESAARSLGFGGDGPRDMEAHYLGAATAFFRPELLNRLDQVVPYRALSADVIRTLTRRTLDAALGREGLSRRGVRVSFGEDVVDFLARTGFDARYGARPLKRAVEQHAVVPLAQWLAAHAGTPHRHVELRLGTEERLEVVPRS, encoded by the coding sequence ATGGATAAGAACTTTCACCTGTTCGTGCGCAACTACCCGGGCGTGGGTGTGGCCGCGCACGTGCTGACGCATCCGCACCTCGCCTCGTTCGCGCCGGACCTGGCGACCGCGCGCCTGGACGTGGCGGAGGTGCTGGGGCGGCTGCTCAAGCGCGGCCAGCTCCACGATGAGGTCACGCACTGGCCGGACCTGCGCACCAAGAAGATGAACCTCACCGTGCGCGTCGTGCAGCACGGACGGCTGTTGCCCGTGCCCCTCAAGCTCACCGTGGTGACGCGCGGCGGGCGCGCAGGTGCCAAGGCGGAGCGCGCGACGCGCAAGGCGGGCTCGGGCAAGAGCCCCGTGCACGTCTGGGTGCCGCGCGTGGACGTGCAGGGCTCGCTGCAGGACCTCTCGGACTTGGAGGCGTACGTGGAGGAGCTCGTCCGGCACGAGCTCTACCTCGCGCCCCTGGAGCGGCTGCACTCGCTGGCCTACCTGGGCGATGAGACCGTCGAAACCCTCTCCGTGTCGATGAAGCACCGCGAGGCGCCCCGCGCGCGGATGGCCGATGAGCCCCGGCGCGCCGAGCGCAAGCCGCCTCCGCCCCCCGCGCTCGCGGAGGCCAGCCGTTGCCTCAACGAGGAGGTCCGCGCGGGCCTGCTGGAGCGCGCGTGGGAGCGGAACAAGGAGGTGGGGCTGCTCACCGAGGCCGTCACCGCGCGCGCTCGCGCCAGCGTGCTGCTGGTGGGGGCGCCCTCCGTGGGCAAGACGGCGCTGGTGCACGAGCTGGTGCACCGCGCCGAGTCCGCGCCCGCGGGCAACCCGCTCCACGGGCTGGAGGTCTACAGCTCGTCGGGTGGCCGCATCATGGCCGGCATGGCCTACCTGGGGCAGTGGCAGAAGCGCGTGCAGCAGATGGTCCTCGAGCTGCGCGTGCGCCGCGCGGTGCTGCACCTGGACAGCCTCTCGGAGCTGCTGTCACTGGGTGGCGGCGACACGGGCCTCGACGTCGCGCGACACCTGCTGCCCGCGCTGGAGGGCGGCGAGGTGGTGCTGGTGCTGGAGGCCACGCCCGAGGACGTCGCGCGCGCCGAGCGCACGCATGGCGCCTTCCTCCAGGCCCTGCGACACCTCGCGGTGGAGCCGCTGCCCGCGTCCGCCGCGAGGGCCGCCGTCCAGCAGGCCTCACAGCGCGTGGCCAAGACGCGCAAGGTGCGCTTCACGCCCGAATCCCTGGAGCGCGCGGCCGAGCTGACCGAACGATTTGGAGAAGGGCCGCCTCCTGGAGGCGCGGTGTCGCTGCTGCGCGCCGCGACATCCCAGCTCGACTCGGGCGCGGAGGTGGGCCCGAGCGCGGTGACGGCCGCCTTCTGCACGCGCACCGGCTATCCGCGCGAGCTGGTGGACGCGTCCATCCGGTTGGACCCGGACGCGCTCCTGCGCCGCTTCCGTGAGCGCATCGTCGGACAGGACGAGGCCACGCTGCTGCTGCGCAACCTCGTCGTCACGTTGAAGACGGGCCTCGCCGACCCCTCGCGTCCCCTGGGCGCGTTCCTGCTCCTGGGCCCCACGGGCGTGGGCAAGACGGAGTCCGCGCTGGCCCTGGCGGAGTACCTGTTCGGCGATGTGACGCGGCTGGCGCGCTTCGACATGGCCGAGTACGCGGCACCGGGCAGCGCGGGACGCCTCGTCGGCGAGGTGGGTGGACAGCAGGGAGGGCTCGCGCGGCGCGTGCGCGAGCAGCCCTTCGGCGTGGTGCTGCTGGACGAGGTGGAGAAGGCGGACGCGGGCGTGCACGACCTGCTGCTCCAGGTGCTCGGCGAGGGACGGCTCACGGACGGCACGGGCCGCACCGTCAGCTTCCGCAACACGGTGGTGCTGCTCACCAGCAACCTGGGCGCGGAGTCGGCGGCGCGCTCGCTGGGCTTCGGCGGCGATGGGCCTCGCGACATGGAGGCCCACTACCTGGGCGCGGCCACGGCCTTCTTCCGGCCGGAGCTGCTCAACCGGCTGGACCAGGTGGTCCCCTACCGCGCCCTGTCCGCGGACGTCATCCGCACGCTCACCCGGCGCACGCTGGACGCGGCCCTCGGACGCGAGGGCCTCTCGCGGCGGGGGGTGAGGGTGTCCTTCGGGGAGGACGTGGTGGACTTCCTCGCCCGGACGGGCTTCGACGCGCGCTATGGCGCCCGTCCCCTGAAGCGCGCGGTGGAGCAGCACGCGGTCGTCCCGCTCGCCCAGTGGCTCGCCGCCCATGCGGGCACGCCCCACCGACACGTGGAGCTGCGGCTGGGCACCGAGGAGCGCCTGGAGGTGGTGCCCCGCTCCTGA